A genomic stretch from Pieris brassicae chromosome 9, ilPieBrab1.1, whole genome shotgun sequence includes:
- the LOC123713928 gene encoding X-linked retinitis pigmentosa GTPase regulator-like: MIDDIPETGAVFTFGKSHFADNEPSHFFIKNDPIVAISCGDEHSAVICHNGRVFVFGANVWGQLGLGHKDEVTRPSCVKWLKPHRTMFVACGRAHTVFVTDTNAIYSVGCNEEGQLGTGDVESHTVPQYIELTVDQAIRQVSAGSNHTAILTDDGRVFMCGSNTEGQLGLGEDTRASLKFTELKFMETIAFVECGYYHTVFITAKGAVFVTGDNENQKLGIPDTASTIYVPQVLPLNIEIKSACCGANHTFLLSMDETKILEFGSNEKGQLGMPNTIDHVKEPAEINMEKMFDGFQLKLVACGAMHTAFVTDNGLLYTCGEPRHSKLCLDEIDGDTSNDSPNQYSPKRVSAMNGFVVDNVACGGCHTLLTATKGSNADFTNNDFIVNQSKPISITELPPLQKIPTMKSDEKMDLEKPTEETNNEDIGSIDSLEANVSGSHIVNINDLETTSMHDVPDLKTDEPDNKVIDVSPAIENEISSTTASIETTIENLIATTDHKSSSIEKGMSEVAEKAEEIKDKAVIEINSMEGKAHEKFENIIHTVKETTTPKTPIIQDLLEIPDISHMSPNISKHSDDQKSDGEQSENETIPCGSDKSSPQAKTKTQAVMPIVRNEDHIDHEDVVVNKIEEKGRFARMFQSIRDKENSCIGKGKVIEETVTENVHKGLETAEETVHKLEETVETEIRNQTNSRTCNIL, translated from the exons aGACCGGTGCCGTGTTTACCTTCGGCAAGTCTCACTTTGCGGACAATGAGCCAAGCCATTTCTTTATCAAGAATGATCCAATTGTCGCTATTTCATGTGGAGATGAACACAGCGCTGTTATATGcc ATAATGGCCGCGTGTTTGTTTTCGGCGCAAACGTTTGGGGTCAGTTGGGCCTTGGTCACAAAGACGAGGTGACAAGACCAAGCTGTGTGAAATGGTTGAAACCACATCGGACGATGTTCGTTGCTTGTGGAAGAGCACATACAGTTTTTGTTACtg ATACAAATGCTATATACTCTGTTGGTTGTAATGAAGAGGGTCAACTTGGTACGGGGGATGTGGAGTCACACACTGTACCACAGTATATTGAACTTACAGTGGACCAAGCGATACGACAAGTGTCAGCGGGGAGCAACCACACAGCTATTCTTACTG ACGACGGCCGAGTATTTATGTGTGGGTCCAACACCGAAGGTCAGCTTGGACTGGGCGAGGACACTCGGGCTTCCCTAAAGTTTACTGAACTCAAGTTCATGGAGACAATAGCCTTTGTTGAATGCGGGTATTATCACACTGTTTTTATTACTG CTAAAGGAGCAGTATTTGTAACGGGGGACAATGAAAACCAAAAGTTAGGGATTCCAGACACAGCCTCCACAATTTACGTACCCCAAGTACTTCCACTCAACATAGAAATTAAGAGCGCCTGTTGTGGTGCCAATCACACTTTCCTACTCTCAATGGACGAAACAAAAATCTTGGAATTTGGATCGAATGAAAAGGGGCAATTAGGAATGCCTAATACAATTGACCACGTTAAAGAGCCGGCAGAAATTAATATGGAAAAAATGTTCGACGGCTTTCAGTTGAAGTTAGTAGCTTGCGGGGCAATGCACACTGCATTTGTAACTG ACAATGGGTTACTATACACATGTGGCGAGCCGCGTCACAGTAAACTTTGTTTGGACGAAATTGACGGTGACACCTCAAACGATTCCCCCAATCAATACTCGCCGAAGCGGGTCAGTGCTATGAATGGCTTTGTTGTTGATAACGTTGCTTGTGGTGGCTGTCACACGCTACTTACAGCAACCAAAGGTTCAAACGCAGACTTCAccaataatgattttattgtaaacCAATCAAAGCCAATATCTATCACAGAACTACCTCCTTTACAAAAAATTCCAACAATGAAATCTGACGAAAAAATGGACTTAGAAAAACCAACAGAGGAAACAAATAACGAAGACATCGGATCTATCGATTCATTAGAAGCTAATGTTAGCGGTTCACATATAGTCAATATAAATGATCTTGAAACAACAAGTATGCATGATGTACCGGATTTAAAGACCGATGAACCTGATAACAAGGTAATTGACGTTTCGCCCGctattgaaaatgaaatttcGTCTACCACTGCATCTATAGAGACCACAATCGAAAATTTAATCGCCACTACCGACCATAAAAGCTCATCTATCGAAAAGGGTATGTCGGAAGTGGCAGAAAAGGCAgaagaaataaaagataaagcAGTAATCGAAATAAACAGTATGGAAGGCAAAGCTCATGAAAAATTCGAAAACATTATTCATACTGTAAAAGAAACCACGACTCCAAAGACTCCAATAATACAAGACCTTTTGGAAATACCAGACATATCTCACATGAGCCCCAATATAAGTAAACACAGTGATGATCAAAAGAGCGATGGAGAGCAGTCCGAAAATGAAACAATTCCTTGTGGCTCTGACAAATCCAGCCCTCAAGCTAAAACGAAGACTCAAGCAGTTATGCCAATTGTACGAAATGAAGATCATATAGATCATGAAGACGTCgttgtaaataaaatcgaaGAAAAAGGCCGTTTTGCACGTATGTTTCAGTCAATTCGAGATAAAGAAAACTCCTGCATTGGTAAAGGGAAAGTGATAGAAGAAACAGTTACTG AAAACGTACACAAAGGTCTCGAAACAGCAGAAGAAACTGTTCATAAATTAGAGGAGACTGTGGAAACTGAAATTCGGAATCAAACAAATTCGCGAACTTGCAATATATTGTAA